From a single Alloactinosynnema sp. L-07 genomic region:
- a CDS encoding excinuclease ABC subunit UvrA — protein sequence MNLDFIQVTGARENNLKDVTLRIPKRQITVFTGVSGSGKSSLVFDTIAAEAQRQLNETFSAFVRNFLPSYGRPDIDSIENISAAIVIDQKRIGGNSRSTVGTITDINPLLRLLFSKFGRPAAGQANAFSFNDPQGMCPKCEGIGRSVQLDLDKFLDLAKSLNEGAILHPDFTRTTWYWASYAKSGFLDADKKLADYSDDERSRLLHGTGKVTFDWQGKQLSVTYEGLVDRFTRLYIQKDDMSERNRGIFLRFVTESRCQECRGTRLSRAALDCHIEGRSIADLTAMGAVDLVPVLAGLDLPAARPVLDSLVDRLRNLVTIGLGYLSLDRETSTLSGGESQRIKMVRHLSNSLTEMMYIFDEPSVGLHARDVHRLNELLIKLRDKGNTVLVVEHDPDVVAVADHVVDMGPRAGAQGGEVVFEGSVARLAEADSLTGAFLRHRLPIKTEPRRPTGTLTVSGANDHNLRNVTVGFPTGVLTVVSGVAGSGKSSLINAAFLNRFPDSIVIDQAAVTASRRSNAATYTGLLDGIRQLFAKATGTSASLFSANSKGACPNCQGLGVVYTDLAFMEEFKSTCDVCAGRRFSDDVLGYRLRGKSISDVLEMSAAEALAFFPEPKLRDVLRAVNDVGLDYLRLGQPLSTLSGGECQRIKLATELHKKGSVYLLDEPTTGLHMSDIGHLLSIFDRLVDRGNTVIVIEHNLDVIKSADWIIDMGPEGGAGGGTVLFQGTPAGLVTARDSHTAHFLRREAGVLVDTG from the coding sequence ATGAACCTCGACTTCATCCAGGTCACCGGCGCCAGGGAGAACAACCTCAAGGACGTCACGCTGCGGATCCCCAAGCGGCAGATCACGGTGTTCACCGGGGTGTCGGGCTCGGGCAAGTCCTCGCTGGTGTTCGACACGATCGCCGCCGAGGCGCAGCGCCAGCTCAACGAGACCTTCTCCGCGTTCGTCCGCAACTTCCTGCCCAGCTACGGCCGCCCCGACATCGACTCGATCGAGAACATCTCGGCGGCCATCGTCATCGACCAGAAGCGGATCGGCGGCAACTCACGATCGACCGTCGGCACCATCACCGACATCAACCCGCTGCTGCGGCTCCTCTTCTCGAAGTTCGGTCGACCGGCCGCGGGGCAGGCCAACGCGTTCTCGTTCAACGACCCGCAGGGCATGTGCCCCAAGTGCGAGGGCATCGGCCGGTCGGTCCAACTCGACCTGGACAAGTTCCTCGACCTCGCCAAGTCGCTCAACGAGGGTGCCATCCTGCATCCAGACTTCACGCGGACGACTTGGTACTGGGCCAGCTACGCGAAGTCGGGATTCCTCGACGCGGACAAGAAGCTGGCCGACTACTCCGACGACGAGCGTTCCCGACTGCTCCACGGCACCGGGAAAGTCACGTTCGACTGGCAGGGCAAGCAGCTCAGCGTGACGTACGAGGGCCTGGTCGACCGGTTCACCAGGCTGTACATCCAGAAGGACGACATGAGTGAGCGCAACCGCGGGATCTTCCTGCGGTTCGTCACCGAGTCGCGTTGCCAGGAGTGCCGCGGCACCCGGCTGAGCAGGGCCGCGCTCGACTGCCACATCGAGGGACGCAGCATCGCCGACCTCACCGCGATGGGTGCCGTCGACCTGGTCCCGGTCCTCGCCGGGCTCGACCTGCCCGCGGCCCGCCCGGTGCTGGACAGTCTCGTCGACCGGCTGCGGAACCTGGTCACCATCGGACTCGGGTACCTCAGTCTCGATCGGGAGACCAGCACCCTGTCCGGCGGGGAGTCGCAGCGGATCAAGATGGTGCGGCATCTGTCGAACAGTCTCACCGAGATGATGTACATCTTCGATGAGCCCAGTGTCGGGCTGCACGCGCGGGACGTGCACCGACTCAACGAACTGCTGATCAAGCTGCGAGACAAGGGAAACACCGTTCTCGTCGTCGAGCACGACCCTGACGTGGTCGCCGTCGCCGACCACGTCGTCGACATGGGACCGCGGGCGGGAGCCCAAGGTGGAGAGGTGGTCTTCGAGGGGTCCGTGGCCCGCCTCGCCGAGGCCGACTCGCTCACCGGCGCCTTCCTCAGACACCGGCTGCCGATCAAGACCGAGCCTCGGCGGCCCACCGGCACCCTCACTGTCTCGGGGGCGAACGACCACAACCTGAGGAACGTCACGGTGGGCTTTCCCACCGGTGTTCTCACGGTCGTGAGCGGGGTGGCGGGATCAGGGAAGAGCTCACTGATCAACGCGGCGTTCCTCAACCGATTCCCGGACTCGATCGTGATCGACCAGGCCGCCGTGACCGCGTCGAGGCGGTCCAACGCCGCCACCTACACCGGCCTGCTCGACGGGATCCGGCAGCTGTTCGCCAAGGCGACCGGGACGAGTGCGTCGCTGTTCAGCGCCAACTCGAAGGGCGCTTGCCCGAACTGTCAGGGCTTGGGTGTGGTCTACACCGACCTGGCGTTCATGGAGGAGTTCAAGTCCACTTGCGACGTCTGCGCCGGAAGGCGGTTCTCCGACGACGTGCTCGGCTACCGGCTGCGCGGCAAGTCGATCAGCGACGTGCTGGAGATGTCGGCCGCCGAGGCACTGGCGTTCTTCCCCGAACCCAAACTGCGTGATGTCCTGCGTGCGGTGAACGACGTCGGCTTGGACTACCTGCGTCTCGGACAGCCGCTGTCCACGCTGTCCGGTGGAGAGTGCCAGCGCATCAAGCTCGCCACCGAGCTGCACAAGAAGGGCTCCGTTTACCTGCTCGACGAGCCGACCACCGGCCTGCACATGTCCGATATCGGGCACCTGCTGAGCATCTTCGACCGGCTGGTCGACCGCGGGAACACCGTGATCGTCATCGAGCACAACCTCGACGTGATCAAGAGCGCGGACTGGATCATCGACATGGGCCCGGAGGGCGGCGCGGGCGGCGGAACCGTGCTGTTCCAAGGCACTCCGGCAGGCCTCGTGACCGCGCGAGACTCGCACACAGCGCACTTCCTGCGCCGGGAGGCTGGTGTGCTCGTGGACACCGGCTGA
- a CDS encoding siderophore-interacting protein translates to MDKLPVWFLDVADAKRVSPHMARITLTGDDLADFVYAEPDQQVKLYFPRPGQAVPRLPEPNADGNLMAWYQAYNEIPDDERPWMRSYTIRARDAERNTIDIDFVLHEDAGPATRWAASAKPGDTIGVFGPSTMFARPVALSHSIGAADWVLLAGDDTALPAMSTIIEWLPEDAVAVAYIEVNGTEDEQRFDTRGTLTTHWLHRADAKPGHSDALVEAVRDAVFPEGSVFAWLGGESGAVRALRRHLVNDRGIDKRAIDFAGYWRLKLTQDDAPTEEDMAEAMERVADAQTSSA, encoded by the coding sequence ATGGACAAGCTGCCCGTATGGTTCCTCGATGTGGCCGACGCCAAACGCGTGAGTCCACATATGGCACGAATCACCCTCACCGGTGACGATCTCGCGGATTTCGTCTACGCCGAACCCGACCAGCAGGTGAAACTCTACTTTCCGCGCCCGGGCCAAGCCGTCCCTCGACTGCCCGAGCCGAACGCCGACGGCAACCTCATGGCCTGGTATCAGGCTTACAACGAGATTCCCGATGACGAACGCCCGTGGATGCGCAGCTACACGATTCGCGCCCGCGATGCCGAACGCAACACCATCGACATCGATTTCGTCCTGCACGAGGACGCCGGACCAGCGACGCGATGGGCGGCCTCGGCCAAGCCGGGCGACACGATCGGCGTGTTCGGCCCGTCGACCATGTTCGCCCGGCCGGTCGCGCTCTCCCACTCGATCGGCGCCGCCGACTGGGTGCTGCTGGCCGGTGACGACACCGCCCTTCCCGCGATGAGCACGATCATCGAGTGGTTGCCGGAAGACGCCGTCGCGGTGGCATACATCGAGGTGAACGGCACCGAGGACGAACAACGCTTCGACACCCGAGGGACGCTGACCACGCACTGGCTGCACCGCGCCGACGCCAAGCCCGGCCACAGCGACGCTCTGGTCGAAGCGGTGCGCGACGCCGTGTTCCCGGAGGGATCGGTGTTCGCCTGGCTCGGCGGCGAGTCGGGGGCGGTCCGCGCGCTGCGCAGGCATCTGGTCAACGACCGCGGCATCGACAAGCGAGCCATCGACTTCGCCGGATACTGGCGGCTCAAGCTGACCCAGGACGACGCCCCCACCGAGGAGGACATGGCCGAGGCGATGGAACGGGTGGCCGACGCGCAGACAAGTTCCGCGTGA
- a CDS encoding TetR/AcrR family transcriptional regulator: MVVFAGQGDVRRSMALLWRAEAADGVRTGPGPKPGLSVDMILDAAIAVADEVDMAGLSMRAVGERLGRTAMALYTYVPNKGELVDLMYDRTLGELPTEYDLAVGWRAALTTWAENVWSLYLRHPWVLQVSQVRPVLGPNEYVVLEALLRILRETGLKGPVLRHVVGALFHFVRGAAQTVAESRQAPTATGVSDEEWWFARSALLREVAPDFAERFPMVTSLEADGAPRPEDDTKPYLEQEAEQLFDIGLDIILDGIAAAMARA, from the coding sequence TTGGTGGTCTTCGCAGGCCAGGGTGACGTGCGCCGGTCAATGGCCTTGTTGTGGCGTGCGGAAGCCGCCGACGGCGTTCGGACGGGTCCTGGCCCGAAGCCGGGGCTCAGCGTGGACATGATTCTCGACGCCGCCATCGCCGTCGCCGACGAGGTGGACATGGCCGGACTGTCCATGCGGGCGGTCGGGGAGCGGCTGGGACGCACCGCCATGGCGCTGTACACCTACGTGCCGAACAAGGGCGAGCTTGTCGACCTGATGTACGACCGGACGCTGGGAGAGTTGCCCACCGAGTACGACCTGGCCGTCGGCTGGCGGGCCGCGCTGACCACTTGGGCGGAGAACGTCTGGTCGCTCTATCTGCGCCATCCGTGGGTGCTTCAGGTCTCGCAGGTTCGACCAGTGCTGGGGCCCAACGAGTACGTCGTCCTGGAGGCTCTGCTCCGCATCCTGCGTGAGACCGGGCTGAAAGGTCCGGTACTCAGGCATGTCGTCGGGGCACTCTTCCACTTCGTGCGCGGCGCGGCGCAGACGGTGGCCGAGTCGAGGCAGGCGCCCACGGCCACCGGCGTGTCCGACGAGGAGTGGTGGTTCGCCCGGTCGGCGCTCCTGCGCGAGGTGGCACCCGACTTCGCCGAGCGGTTCCCCATGGTGACCAGCCTTGAGGCCGACGGTGCGCCGCGGCCCGAGGACGACACGAAGCCCTATCTCGAACAAGAAGCCGAGCAACTTTTCGATATCGGCCTCGACATCATCCTCGACGGTATAGCGGCGGCGATGGCCAGGGCGTGA
- a CDS encoding LmbU family transcriptional regulator: MLAFDRWERAGHQIFRIVDSSAWCLGDWLLYGQEQYADRYRQAVEAAGLDYQTLRNYAWVARKFELDRRRHGLSFQHHAEVAALPAQEQDQWLTRAEQARWSRNQLRNQIRESRKLGGDHKVDNAALPRLNVEQERIERWRKAARISDTAFEHWVLTALDSAATQELEEAAG; this comes from the coding sequence TTGTTGGCCTTCGACCGGTGGGAACGAGCGGGCCACCAGATATTCCGGATCGTGGACTCGTCGGCCTGGTGTCTCGGTGACTGGCTGCTCTACGGCCAGGAGCAGTACGCCGACAGGTACCGGCAGGCGGTCGAGGCCGCGGGGCTCGACTACCAGACGCTTCGGAACTACGCCTGGGTGGCCAGGAAGTTCGAACTCGACCGACGGCGGCACGGGTTGAGCTTCCAGCACCATGCCGAGGTGGCGGCGCTGCCTGCGCAGGAGCAGGACCAGTGGCTCACCCGCGCGGAACAGGCGAGGTGGTCGAGGAACCAGCTGCGCAATCAGATCCGGGAAAGTCGCAAGCTGGGCGGCGACCACAAGGTGGACAACGCCGCCCTGCCGAGGCTCAATGTCGAGCAGGAGCGGATCGAACGCTGGCGCAAGGCCGCCCGGATCTCCGACACCGCGTTCGAGCACTGGGTGCTAACGGCCCTGGACAGCGCCGCGACCCAGGAACTCGAAGAGGCCGCGGGCTGA
- a CDS encoding methyltransferase, with protein sequence MTTVSALTSTDLIRVLFGSSAFQMLNAGCSLGLFPLLDRLPGSTSAEIADALDLQTRPAEILLLGTTSLGLTVREDGRYRNADLLTEMFDSDSWDIIEDLVTFESEIVLPVEVDFVESLRQNTNVGLRRFDGEGGDLYHRLAANPGAEQLFYRCMRSWSRLSNPILIDKADLTGVRRVLDVGGGDAVNAIALARANPGVEFTVLDLPGAVEIARKKVAESNLTEVITVLEGDIFADEYPRGHDCVLFANQLVIWSPEENESLLRKACEALSPGGRVMVFSAMADDSGDGPLYAALDNVYFATLPAKSSTIYRWGQYETWLRAAGFSTVERHPGRTWTPHGLISGTK encoded by the coding sequence ATGACGACTGTGAGTGCTCTGACCTCAACGGATCTCATCCGCGTCCTCTTCGGCTCATCGGCGTTCCAAATGCTCAACGCCGGATGTTCGCTGGGCCTGTTCCCGCTGCTCGACCGCCTGCCCGGCAGCACCAGCGCGGAGATCGCCGACGCTCTCGACCTGCAAACCCGCCCGGCCGAGATCCTGCTTCTCGGAACGACCTCACTGGGGCTCACTGTCCGGGAGGATGGTCGCTACCGCAACGCCGACCTGCTCACCGAGATGTTCGACAGCGACTCGTGGGACATCATCGAGGACCTCGTCACCTTTGAGTCCGAGATCGTACTTCCGGTCGAGGTCGACTTCGTCGAATCGCTGCGCCAGAACACCAACGTCGGCCTGCGGAGGTTCGACGGCGAAGGCGGCGATCTCTACCACCGGCTGGCCGCCAACCCGGGAGCCGAGCAGCTGTTCTACCGGTGCATGCGGTCGTGGTCGAGGCTGTCGAACCCCATCTTGATCGACAAGGCCGACCTCACCGGTGTGCGCCGGGTGCTGGACGTCGGCGGCGGCGACGCGGTCAACGCCATCGCGCTCGCGCGGGCGAATCCCGGGGTCGAGTTCACCGTCCTGGACCTGCCGGGGGCGGTGGAGATCGCACGGAAGAAGGTCGCGGAGAGCAACCTCACCGAGGTGATAACGGTGCTGGAGGGCGACATCTTCGCCGACGAGTACCCGCGGGGTCACGATTGTGTGCTGTTCGCCAACCAACTGGTGATCTGGTCACCGGAGGAGAACGAATCCCTGCTCAGGAAAGCCTGCGAAGCGCTGTCGCCAGGCGGCCGTGTCATGGTGTTCAGCGCGATGGCCGACGACAGCGGTGACGGTCCGCTCTATGCCGCCCTCGACAATGTCTATTTCGCCACACTGCCCGCCAAAAGCAGCACGATCTACCGGTGGGGCCAGTACGAGACCTGGCTGCGGGCGGCCGGATTCTCCACCGTCGAGCGGCATCCCGGCCGAACGTGGACACCACACGGACTGATCAGCGGGACGAAGTAG